A genomic region of Brevibacillus sp. JNUCC-41 contains the following coding sequences:
- a CDS encoding AAA family ATPase → MNDFVNSQKEKYKVWVTENLGEKTGIWYSPYLELLGYLLDKFELGTGYKQNFFDYQLYSEFKNVYQQMTKQSDEDIEKLVTGKGIPRYPEEFGTRRIQFRQKYAEDEFNRGKRSKPDNLGGIPDWGVLLRSYLIFLYYHENPTLIYPKKEKKIANQEGEIDNSINYWVVSPGEHSRLWDNFHSESVIGLGWDYLGDLNNYDSKEAIEREISEQRADGKRPINDTKAVWDFYSVIQIGDVVYAKEGIKKIIARGVVTGDYYFDSGKTEYKHRRKVEWLQVGKWELRQTFAQKTMTYLNPYPDLIQEIEQVINDDIIDPTIAEVNEFRTWLSNQVTDNGTSLNDKTVTQKVNALKDIESYFDTSIFGETDTEQLKQLKDVVVSDESYRKYKGVSGSSIDYYIRFIESKPTVQENEPFSTDDFLSDVFIEKKELNRLISVLENKKNLIMKGAPGVGKTYIAKRLAYVMMEEKDETRVQMVQFHQSYSYEDFIEGYRPKAEGDGFELKQGPFVKFARKAARDPERDYFFIIDEINRGNMSKIFGELMMLIETDKRGEQINLLYSNDKFSVPSNLYIIGMMNTADRSLALLDYALRRRFSFVEIKPAFENDTFKSYVEKLNNPEVLVRVIDEIKSLNNQIVEELGTGFQIGHSYFVGSAYKVDSVNRVEEVVEYEIIPQLFEYWFDDEQKAKDWAERLRGCCDGEK, encoded by the coding sequence ATGAATGATTTTGTTAATTCTCAAAAAGAAAAATATAAAGTTTGGGTCACTGAAAATCTGGGTGAAAAAACTGGAATTTGGTATTCACCCTATCTTGAACTACTTGGTTATCTACTAGATAAGTTTGAGCTTGGTACTGGATATAAGCAAAATTTCTTTGATTACCAGTTGTATTCAGAATTTAAAAATGTCTATCAACAGATGACAAAACAAAGTGATGAAGATATAGAAAAATTAGTGACTGGTAAGGGAATACCTCGATATCCAGAAGAGTTTGGAACTAGAAGAATACAATTCAGACAGAAATATGCCGAAGATGAATTTAATCGTGGCAAAAGAAGTAAGCCAGACAATTTAGGGGGGATACCCGACTGGGGTGTTTTACTTAGATCCTATCTAATATTTCTATACTACCATGAAAATCCTACTTTAATTTATCCTAAAAAGGAAAAGAAAATTGCGAATCAAGAAGGTGAAATTGATAATAGCATCAACTATTGGGTTGTTTCGCCGGGGGAACATTCAAGATTATGGGATAATTTTCATTCTGAAAGTGTGATTGGGCTTGGTTGGGATTATCTAGGTGATTTAAATAACTACGATTCTAAGGAAGCGATTGAACGAGAAATATCAGAGCAGAGAGCTGATGGAAAGCGTCCCATCAACGATACAAAAGCTGTGTGGGATTTTTATAGTGTAATTCAGATAGGCGACGTTGTTTATGCTAAAGAAGGAATTAAGAAAATCATCGCTCGTGGAGTCGTTACTGGAGATTATTACTTCGATAGTGGAAAAACTGAGTACAAACATAGAAGAAAAGTGGAGTGGCTGCAAGTTGGTAAGTGGGAACTGCGTCAGACTTTTGCGCAAAAGACTATGACATATCTGAATCCTTACCCAGATCTGATTCAAGAAATTGAGCAGGTGATAAATGACGACATCATTGATCCAACAATTGCGGAAGTAAACGAATTTCGTACTTGGTTATCAAACCAAGTCACAGACAATGGAACCAGTTTGAACGATAAAACGGTTACTCAAAAGGTGAACGCATTAAAGGATATAGAGAGCTACTTTGATACTTCAATATTTGGAGAAACAGATACTGAGCAATTGAAGCAATTGAAAGATGTAGTTGTATCAGATGAATCCTACAGAAAATATAAAGGAGTATCTGGGAGTTCGATTGATTATTACATTCGTTTTATTGAATCTAAACCTACTGTTCAAGAAAATGAACCTTTTTCTACTGATGACTTTCTTTCCGATGTTTTTATCGAAAAAAAGGAGCTGAACCGACTAATTTCTGTACTTGAAAATAAGAAGAATCTCATCATGAAGGGTGCCCCCGGAGTAGGAAAAACGTATATTGCAAAACGTCTGGCTTATGTGATGATGGAAGAAAAGGATGAGACTCGTGTCCAAATGGTTCAGTTCCACCAAAGTTACAGTTATGAAGATTTTATTGAAGGTTACCGTCCGAAAGCTGAAGGTGATGGTTTTGAACTTAAACAAGGTCCATTTGTGAAGTTTGCAAGAAAAGCAGCACGTGATCCTGAGCGTGATTATTTCTTCATTATTGATGAAATTAATCGAGGAAATATGAGTAAAATATTTGGAGAATTGATGATGCTTATTGAAACAGATAAGCGAGGGGAACAAATCAATCTCCTATACTCTAACGATAAATTTTCAGTTCCATCCAACTTATATATCATAGGTATGATGAATACAGCCGATAGAAGTTTAGCGCTGTTAGACTATGCTCTTAGAAGAAGGTTTTCATTCGTCGAAATTAAACCGGCATTTGAAAATGATACCTTTAAGTCGTATGTTGAAAAATTAAATAATCCAGAAGTTTTGGTTCGTGTAATAGATGAAATCAAGAGTTTAAATAATCAAATTGTTGAAGAGCTTGGTACGGGCTTTCAAATTGGTCATAGTTATTTTGTAGGGAGTGCTTATAAAGTTGATTCTGTAAATCGGGTAGAAGAAGTTGTTGAATATGAAATTATTCCTCAACTATTCGAGTATTGGTTTGACGATGAACAGAAGGCTAAGGATTGGGCAGAACGACTAAGGGGTTGTTGCGATGGAGAGAAATAG
- a CDS encoding 5-methylcytosine restriction system specificity protein McrC, translating into MERNSNIPIRNIYYMLSYAYQTLNLSEYKHIGTEKFENVKDLYAEILSIGIPVLIRGGLIKDYICVEESSTVIKGKIDINSSIKKNALVDKKLVVIYDEFSEDILLNQIIKATLVFLSHSAKIKQKTRRLFYGFLPYFAEVSDIEMNLQLWKNVQYNRQNIRYQFIIDVCRYLFEELLLDENSTYQFMKQVQDEQRLSALYEKFIYSFFKRETDYLVSRPQIQWNVDDGFIEALPIMQTDIVLQKGNKTLIVDTKFYSENMVARFEGGASKQKSGNLYQIFTYVNNWKKKSTEIVGGMLLYGRTIALNQPNHTYNIKGNKIFVLSLDLNQDFNGIKADLFAYAIQFFK; encoded by the coding sequence ATGGAGAGAAATAGCAATATTCCAATTCGTAATATCTATTATATGCTTTCATATGCATATCAAACTTTGAATCTTTCAGAATATAAACATATTGGAACAGAAAAGTTTGAAAACGTCAAAGACCTTTATGCAGAAATTTTATCTATTGGAATACCTGTATTAATTCGTGGGGGATTAATTAAGGATTACATATGTGTTGAGGAGAGTTCCACTGTTATCAAGGGGAAAATTGATATAAATTCTTCAATAAAGAAAAATGCGTTGGTAGATAAGAAGCTCGTGGTGATATACGATGAGTTTTCTGAAGATATATTGTTGAATCAAATTATAAAAGCTACTCTTGTTTTCTTATCTCATTCAGCAAAAATAAAACAAAAAACTCGTAGATTATTTTATGGTTTTCTCCCTTATTTTGCTGAGGTATCAGACATAGAGATGAACCTGCAGCTTTGGAAAAATGTCCAGTATAATCGGCAAAATATTCGCTATCAATTTATCATTGATGTATGCAGATATCTTTTTGAAGAGCTATTACTTGATGAAAATTCGACATATCAATTTATGAAGCAAGTACAGGATGAACAAAGGCTTTCGGCTTTATACGAAAAATTCATCTATTCATTTTTCAAACGTGAAACGGATTATCTTGTATCACGTCCTCAAATTCAGTGGAACGTTGATGATGGGTTTATCGAAGCATTGCCAATCATGCAAACTGATATTGTGCTTCAAAAAGGTAATAAAACACTGATTGTGGATACGAAGTTCTATTCAGAGAATATGGTCGCAAGATTTGAGGGAGGGGCGTCAAAACAAAAATCAGGTAATCTCTATCAAATTTTTACTTACGTAAATAATTGGAAAAAGAAATCTACTGAAATAGTAGGTGGCATGTTACTTTATGGTAGAACAATAGCATTAAACCAACCGAACCATACGTACAACATTAAGGGAAATAAAATTTTCGTATTATCTCTCGATTTGAATCAAGACTTTAATGGTATTAAAGCAGATTTGTTTGCATACGCTATTCAATTCTTCAAATAA